One Pseudomonadota bacterium DNA window includes the following coding sequences:
- a CDS encoding BrnT family toxin gives MAYQWDPAKAHSNVKRHGVDFADAVTSLEDELSLVTEDQLSEGEERFICLGRSAEGFLLVTVFCYRGDDIRIISSRHATAHERRKYEEP, from the coding sequence ATGGCTTATCAGTGGGATCCAGCGAAAGCGCACTCGAACGTTAAGAGGCACGGCGTTGACTTCGCAGACGCTGTTACCTCCCTGGAAGATGAACTGTCCCTTGTCACCGAAGATCAGCTTAGTGAAGGCGAGGAGCGCTTTATCTGCCTCGGGCGGAGTGCTGAAGGCTTCCTTCTGGTGACTGTGTTCTGTTACCGCGGCGATGACATTCGGATCATTTCCTCTCGTCACGCCACCGCGCATGAGCGTCGCAAGTACGAGGAACCGTAA
- a CDS encoding BrnA antitoxin family protein, translating to MKDEYDFSNARRGPVVAPAAGKTRITIRLDDEVLGWFKKQVTEAGGGNYQSLINAALRDYIAGSREPLEETLRRVVREELQRAS from the coding sequence ATGAAAGACGAGTATGACTTCAGCAACGCCCGCCGCGGCCCAGTCGTCGCCCCAGCGGCGGGCAAGACCCGGATCACCATCCGCCTGGATGACGAAGTGCTGGGTTGGTTCAAGAAGCAGGTGACTGAGGCGGGTGGCGGCAACTACCAGTCGCTCATCAATGCTGCTTTGCGAGACTACATTGCCGGTAGTCGTGAGCCTCTAGAGGAGACTTTGCGGCGAGTGGTGAGGGAAGAACTCCAGCGTGCTAGCTAA